From Rhodovastum atsumiense, a single genomic window includes:
- a CDS encoding WD40 repeat domain-containing protein: MNQVLSADHLLETRGVSQQTDAFVVAVAFERAGPDCAFALGDGTLRIVARAGGDWRGVEVHDGAVQALAADAAPTGFLSGGDDGRLCRVAGEDVTEIAGFGMMKWVEHVTSFSDGKAALRACAVGKVLHLFDGQGRRLKALEHPSSVTGIVFDAKGKRIAASHYNGASLWYVASKTDNPRKLEWKGSHTGIAISPDGEAVVTAMQENALHGWRLTDGQHMRMTGYPNKTRALSFTRNGKWLATSGAESIVLWPFFGGGPMGKAPTELAGGDDITCTMVACHPQHEAVAAGFSDGLVVLADINAARILPVCGPGRGPVSALAWSAEGSHLAFGTETGFAAVVDFSKR; this comes from the coding sequence ATGAACCAGGTTCTTTCCGCCGACCATCTGCTGGAGACCCGCGGGGTCTCGCAGCAGACCGATGCCTTCGTGGTGGCGGTCGCCTTCGAGCGCGCCGGCCCCGATTGCGCCTTCGCGCTCGGCGACGGCACGCTGCGGATCGTTGCGCGCGCGGGCGGCGACTGGCGCGGCGTCGAGGTGCATGACGGGGCGGTGCAGGCGCTCGCCGCCGACGCGGCGCCGACCGGGTTCCTCTCGGGCGGGGATGACGGCCGGCTGTGCCGCGTCGCCGGGGAGGACGTCACCGAGATCGCCGGCTTCGGCATGATGAAATGGGTCGAGCACGTCACCAGCTTCAGCGACGGCAAGGCCGCCCTGCGCGCCTGCGCCGTCGGCAAGGTGCTGCACCTGTTCGACGGCCAGGGGCGCCGGCTCAAGGCGCTCGAGCACCCGTCCTCGGTCACCGGCATCGTGTTCGATGCGAAGGGCAAGCGTATCGCCGCGTCCCACTACAACGGCGCGAGCCTTTGGTATGTCGCCTCGAAGACCGACAATCCGCGCAAGCTGGAATGGAAGGGCAGCCACACCGGCATCGCCATCAGCCCCGATGGAGAGGCTGTGGTCACCGCCATGCAGGAGAACGCGCTGCATGGCTGGCGGCTGACCGACGGGCAGCACATGCGCATGACCGGCTATCCGAACAAGACGCGGGCGCTGAGCTTCACCCGCAACGGCAAGTGGCTGGCGACCTCCGGGGCCGAATCGATCGTGCTGTGGCCATTCTTCGGCGGCGGGCCGATGGGCAAGGCGCCGACGGAACTGGCCGGCGGCGACGACATCACCTGCACGATGGTGGCCTGCCATCCGCAGCACGAGGCGGTGGCGGCCGGTTTCTCCGATGGGCTGGTGGTGCTCGCCGACATCAACGCCGCGCGGATCCTGCCGGTCTGTGGACCGGGCCGCGGCCCGGTCTCGGCGCTGGCCTGGAGCGCCGAAGGCTCGCATCTCGCCTTCGGCACCGAGACCGGCTTCGCCGCCGTCGTCGATTTCTCAAAGCGTTAA
- a CDS encoding PAS domain-containing protein — MCDNGVVSLAGEGCPLDIGRDLDKGRRTLNRSLLGGLLLCAVVALLPVLGFQLLNEWEARQVRERLVRDEAMRLASLVAVDQRRIVESARQLLTAIGTFPSTLLEPRDTCEARFTTLLGRFDHYQSGSFIGPDGRVVCATHAADRDTDVSDRAYFRDAMRTGGFAIGEMAAGRGTGQRSIHLAQAYRDEAGRIVGVIALGIRPDWLARQMERLPLPMGAAATVLDRNGTVIADWPQVGKFVGRPATGPVQALHQQGGAGLTEGPGPDGEWRIVAYTPTTNAPDGLGVTVGLSRHEAFRDLTQANQRGLALIALSTLLAMTLMVLVANRLVRRPAARLLAAVERLARGDLSARTELSAQGSEFERLGAAFDVMAERLQGRERALANALESTTDSVFALDRDWRFTYLNARAAAQLAAGRDLIGQDIRGVFPGLAGGPFNAAFAAAMARGEPAHADAPFAPLGRHFEAHAYPAPDGVTVFFRDVTEARAAEARLAESEEQFRTLAESIPQLAWMADGAGWVFWYNRRWYEYTGTTKPAMQGWGWRTRLHPDHADRVVRHITHCWATGEPWQDTFLLRGRDGRYRWFLSRALPIRNEAGEIVRWFGTNTDITEQREAETLLEARVAERSTQLVASERLFRAVFENTPDMAFVACRRADGRFVYEAANPAFAAFLDRPETEIVGRTVEDVSGPARARDMVERYTACIEQSRVLREETETEWHGEPRTLELVLVPLPDAATGTDRLVGSARDVTDRRELEQRLAQAQKLEAVGQLTGGIAHDFNNLLQVVAGNIELARPVIRRGEIERGARLLENARRAIGRGARLTAQLLAFSRRQTLHAERLVPSRLVAEMSDLFRRAAGETIRLETRAQPDLWPVCIDPSQLESALLNLVLNARDAMPRGGVLTVAMTNTTLTAREAGKLEDIAPGDYVRVEVSDTGEGMASEVLAHAFEPFFTTKEVGKGSGLGLAQVHGFVRQSGGAVAIVSIPGQGTSVSLFFPRAPAAPEETEGDKDSPARPPSATILLVEDDPDVLESISVLLADAGHRVIPARNGGEALGVLRSTERLDALVSDVVMPGGISGVDLAREARRLRPGLRVVLTSGYAADVLALLGAGAEFDVLVKPYAQADLLRRVAA; from the coding sequence ATGTGTGACAATGGTGTTGTCAGCCTGGCCGGAGAGGGTTGCCCGCTCGACATCGGCCGGGACCTGGACAAAGGACGGCGAACCCTGAACAGAAGCCTGCTCGGTGGTCTGCTGCTCTGCGCGGTCGTTGCGCTGCTGCCCGTGCTCGGCTTCCAGTTGCTCAACGAATGGGAAGCGCGGCAGGTGCGTGAACGCCTGGTGCGGGACGAGGCGATGCGCCTCGCCAGCCTGGTAGCGGTCGACCAACGACGCATCGTCGAAAGCGCGCGCCAGTTGCTGACCGCGATCGGCACCTTTCCCTCCACCCTGCTCGAACCACGAGACACCTGCGAGGCGCGGTTCACCACGCTGCTGGGACGGTTCGACCACTACCAGTCGGGCTCCTTCATCGGACCGGACGGACGCGTGGTCTGCGCCACCCACGCCGCCGATCGTGACACCGACGTCTCGGACCGGGCCTATTTCCGCGACGCCATGCGGACGGGCGGCTTCGCGATCGGCGAGATGGCGGCCGGCCGCGGCACCGGCCAGCGCAGCATCCACCTCGCGCAGGCCTATCGCGACGAGGCCGGCCGGATCGTCGGCGTGATCGCGCTGGGTATCCGGCCCGACTGGCTCGCACGGCAGATGGAGCGCCTGCCCCTGCCCATGGGTGCGGCCGCCACCGTGCTCGACCGCAACGGCACGGTGATCGCCGACTGGCCGCAGGTCGGGAAATTCGTCGGCCGACCAGCGACCGGTCCGGTACAGGCGCTGCATCAGCAGGGTGGCGCCGGCCTGACCGAAGGCCCCGGCCCGGACGGCGAATGGCGCATCGTCGCCTACACCCCGACCACGAACGCCCCCGACGGGCTGGGCGTGACGGTCGGGCTGAGCCGGCACGAGGCTTTCCGCGACCTCACCCAGGCGAACCAGCGCGGCCTGGCACTGATCGCGCTCAGCACCCTGCTCGCCATGACGCTGATGGTGCTGGTGGCGAACCGCCTGGTGCGGCGCCCGGCCGCGCGCCTGCTCGCCGCGGTCGAGCGGCTGGCCCGTGGCGATCTCTCGGCCCGCACCGAGCTCTCCGCGCAAGGCTCGGAATTCGAACGGCTGGGAGCTGCCTTCGACGTGATGGCCGAGCGCCTGCAGGGGCGTGAGCGGGCGCTGGCCAATGCGCTCGAGAGCACCACCGACAGCGTGTTCGCGCTGGATCGCGACTGGCGCTTCACCTACCTCAACGCGCGCGCCGCGGCGCAGCTCGCCGCGGGGCGCGACCTGATCGGCCAGGACATCCGTGGTGTCTTTCCCGGGCTGGCCGGCGGCCCCTTCAACGCTGCCTTCGCCGCGGCGATGGCGCGTGGCGAGCCGGCGCATGCGGATGCCCCCTTCGCCCCGCTCGGGCGGCATTTCGAGGCGCATGCCTATCCCGCGCCCGATGGGGTGACGGTGTTCTTCCGCGACGTCACCGAGGCGCGCGCCGCCGAGGCCAGGCTCGCCGAAAGCGAGGAGCAGTTCCGCACCCTCGCCGAATCGATTCCGCAACTGGCCTGGATGGCCGACGGGGCGGGCTGGGTCTTCTGGTACAATCGCCGATGGTACGAATACACCGGCACGACGAAGCCGGCGATGCAGGGCTGGGGCTGGCGCACCCGGTTGCATCCCGATCACGCCGACCGCGTCGTCCGGCACATCACCCATTGCTGGGCGACCGGCGAGCCCTGGCAGGATACCTTCCTGCTGCGCGGACGCGATGGTCGCTATCGCTGGTTCCTCTCCCGCGCGCTGCCCATCCGCAACGAGGCCGGCGAAATCGTGCGCTGGTTCGGCACCAACACCGACATCACCGAACAGCGGGAAGCGGAAACGCTGCTGGAAGCGCGCGTGGCCGAGCGCAGCACCCAGTTGGTCGCCAGCGAGCGGCTGTTCCGGGCCGTCTTCGAGAACACGCCCGACATGGCCTTCGTGGCATGCCGCCGCGCCGATGGCCGCTTCGTCTACGAGGCGGCCAACCCGGCCTTCGCGGCCTTCCTCGACCGGCCCGAGACCGAGATCGTCGGCCGCACCGTCGAGGACGTCAGCGGCCCCGCCCGCGCGCGGGACATGGTTGAACGCTACACGGCCTGCATCGAGCAGTCCCGCGTGCTGCGCGAGGAAACCGAAACGGAATGGCACGGCGAGCCGCGCACGCTGGAACTGGTTCTGGTGCCGCTGCCCGACGCAGCGACCGGCACCGACCGGCTGGTCGGCAGCGCCCGCGACGTCACCGACCGGCGTGAGCTGGAACAGCGGCTGGCACAGGCGCAGAAGCTGGAGGCCGTGGGACAGCTCACCGGCGGCATCGCGCACGACTTCAACAACCTGCTGCAGGTGGTGGCCGGCAATATCGAACTGGCGCGGCCGGTGATCCGCCGCGGCGAGATCGAGCGCGGCGCCCGCCTGCTGGAGAATGCCCGGCGCGCCATCGGGCGCGGGGCGCGGCTGACCGCGCAACTGCTGGCCTTCTCCCGCCGCCAGACGCTGCATGCCGAGCGGCTGGTGCCCAGCCGGCTGGTGGCGGAGATGAGCGACCTGTTCCGTCGCGCCGCCGGCGAGACGATCCGGCTGGAGACCCGCGCGCAACCGGATCTCTGGCCGGTCTGCATCGATCCCTCGCAGCTTGAATCGGCGCTGCTGAACCTGGTGCTGAACGCACGCGATGCCATGCCGCGGGGCGGCGTCCTCACCGTGGCGATGACCAACACAACGCTGACCGCGCGCGAGGCGGGGAAGCTCGAAGATATCGCGCCGGGCGATTACGTGCGGGTGGAGGTGTCCGATACCGGCGAGGGCATGGCCTCCGAGGTGCTCGCGCATGCCTTCGAGCCGTTCTTCACCACGAAGGAAGTCGGCAAGGGATCCGGGCTGGGGCTCGCGCAGGTGCACGGCTTCGTGCGGCAATCCGGCGGGGCGGTGGCGATCGTGAGCATCCCTGGCCAGGGCACCAGCGTCTCGCTGTTCTTCCCGCGCGCCCCGGCCGCACCCGAAGAAACCGAGGGCGACAAGGATTCCCCGGCCAGGCCACCTTCAGCGACCATCCTGCTGGTGGAGGACGATCCCGACGTGCTCGAATCCATCAGCGTCCTGCTCGCCGATGCCGGGCATCGCGTGATCCCGGCCCGCAACGGCGGCGAGGCACTGGGCGTGCTGCGCTCGACGGAACGGCTGGATGCGCTGGTCTCGGACGTGGTGATGCCAGGCGGCATCAGCGGCGTCGATCTCGCCCGCGAGGCGCGCCGGCTGCGTCCCGGGCTGCGGGTGGTGCTGACCTCGGGCTATGCCGCCGACGTGCTGGCGCTGCTCGGCGCCGGGGCGGAGTTCGACGTGCTGGTGAAGCCCTACGCGCAGGCGGACCTGCTGCGGCGGGTGGCGGCCTGA
- a CDS encoding threonine aldolase family protein produces MIENQQQFASDNYAGICPEAWASMAEANQGHVPAYGEDPWTTRASDAFRRLFGTACEVFFVFNGTAANSLALAALCQSYHSVICAAVAHVETDECGAPEFFSNGSKLLVAPGGGSKLTPAAIRAIATSRSDIHYPKPRVVTITQPTETGQVYDLEELRALSATCRELGLRLHMDGARFANACASLGCSPAEMTWQAGVEVLCFGGTKNGLAVGEAILFFDPALAEDFDYRCKQAGQLASKMRFLSAPWTGMLDSGAWLRNGAHANACARRLAAQIEDLPGVTLMFPVQANAVFLQMAPAVQEALRGRGWRFYTFIGGGARFMFAWDSRPDRVDELARDLREIVTGAAVPL; encoded by the coding sequence ATGATTGAAAACCAGCAACAATTTGCCAGCGATAATTATGCGGGGATCTGCCCGGAGGCCTGGGCCTCCATGGCCGAGGCCAACCAGGGCCATGTCCCGGCCTATGGCGAGGACCCCTGGACGACGCGCGCCTCGGATGCTTTCCGCAGGCTGTTCGGCACGGCGTGCGAGGTTTTCTTCGTCTTCAACGGCACCGCCGCCAACTCGCTTGCCCTCGCCGCGCTGTGCCAGTCCTATCACAGCGTCATCTGTGCCGCGGTGGCCCATGTCGAGACCGATGAATGCGGCGCCCCGGAGTTCTTCTCCAACGGCTCCAAGCTGCTGGTCGCGCCGGGCGGGGGCAGCAAGCTGACGCCGGCGGCGATCCGCGCCATCGCCACCAGCCGCAGCGACATCCACTATCCCAAGCCACGGGTGGTGACGATCACCCAGCCCACGGAGACGGGCCAGGTCTACGATCTCGAGGAACTGCGGGCTCTTTCGGCCACCTGCCGCGAGCTCGGCCTGCGCCTGCACATGGACGGGGCGCGCTTCGCCAATGCCTGCGCCAGCCTCGGCTGCAGCCCGGCGGAGATGACCTGGCAGGCCGGGGTCGAGGTGCTGTGCTTCGGCGGCACCAAGAACGGGCTGGCGGTGGGCGAGGCGATCCTGTTCTTCGACCCGGCGCTGGCCGAGGATTTCGACTATCGCTGCAAGCAGGCGGGCCAGCTCGCCTCGAAGATGCGGTTCCTGTCGGCGCCCTGGACCGGCATGCTGGACAGCGGCGCCTGGCTGCGCAACGGCGCGCACGCCAATGCCTGCGCGCGACGCCTGGCCGCGCAGATCGAGGACCTGCCGGGCGTGACGCTGATGTTCCCGGTGCAGGCCAATGCGGTGTTCCTGCAGATGGCGCCTGCCGTGCAGGAGGCGCTGCGCGGACGCGGCTGGCGCTTCTACACCTTCATCGGCGGCGGCGCGCGCTTCATGTTCGCCTGGGATTCCCGCCCGGACCGTGTCGACGAACTGGCCCGTGACCTGCGCGAGATCGTCACCGGTGCTGCGGTTCCGCTCTAA
- a CDS encoding MASE1 domain-containing protein, translating to MAVSNAAPSSPRTGPAAGIILCFGLLYLGAALLGHALTLPLSHVASFWPAAGLYLAALLLAPPSRWPAIIAAGTAANLVSDTLVLGRPVGLVLGFALANGLEALFGAWLVRRVLRHGEASEGTGNITAISPGSLRTVAIIGGAALTAPILGATIGATDMTLMEGPAAFARVWKVWWAADVVGVAVAAPLALASVAILRDIRADPRRAAARAVSARGREGAAALLLVTAAAAGVFWTSVSPGQPIAFLALPPLLWPALRLGAGATALACALLALIAASGSAAGHGPFAVPTLAPMLQPVLLQLFLYVATVTAQALAVAEAERRRATAALGALNLGLTAQVTERGTALAMREAELSGLFAASPVGITRADLDGRIHEANDAFLRIVGLSHATLSAEPLRWDALTAPEYRAADRAAIAEAMASPDGRCRPFEKEYIRPDGSRVPVLVSFALIDRGSGLCAAFIVDLSEQRRAEATARRALDELQMVYATAPVGLCVLDRDLRWVRINAHLAEINGAPAEAHIGRRIGEILPDLAEAGEALGRRVLDSGEPVLNVEITGETPARPGVRRIWMEDWLPLRDAAGQVTGINVVAREVTEQRAAEAALAELNRHLEERVRTEVAAREEAQARAAHAERMQALGQLAGGIAHDFNNVLQAVQAGAGLIEHRVADPASVRRFARTVLNAAERGAAITRRLLAFARRGELRAEPIEPATLLDGMRDVLSHTLGSPVSVRVDIGPDLPALLADRGQLETVLVNFATNARDAMPEGGTLTLAAAVEQIPPRPLHPMGLKPGRYVRLSATDTGTGMDRATLARACEPFFTTKAQEHGTGLGLSMARGFAEQSGGALAVDSAPGRGTTVTLWLPAPERLHEATTPRSARPPPGAVRRVLIVDDEDTVRETLAAGLEDAGFDVLTAESGAEALALLEAEETVEVLVCDLAMPGMGGIALIRAAEACRPGLQAILLTGYMGEEAQMAVGGALSGTFSLLRKPVTIAQLADRIEMLFARAESRGR from the coding sequence ATGGCCGTCAGCAACGCTGCCCCTTCGTCCCCCCGGACCGGGCCGGCCGCCGGCATCATCCTGTGCTTCGGCCTGCTGTATCTCGGCGCCGCCCTGCTGGGACACGCCCTGACCCTGCCGCTGTCCCATGTCGCCTCCTTCTGGCCCGCGGCGGGGCTCTATCTTGCCGCCCTGTTGCTCGCCCCCCCATCCCGCTGGCCCGCGATCATCGCCGCCGGAACGGCGGCGAACCTGGTCTCCGATACCCTGGTGCTGGGCCGCCCGGTCGGCCTCGTGCTCGGCTTCGCCCTGGCCAACGGCCTGGAAGCGCTGTTCGGGGCATGGCTCGTCCGACGGGTCCTGCGGCACGGCGAGGCATCGGAGGGAACCGGGAACATCACCGCCATCAGCCCGGGCTCGCTGCGAACCGTCGCGATCATCGGCGGGGCGGCCCTGACCGCGCCGATCCTCGGTGCCACGATCGGCGCCACGGACATGACCCTGATGGAAGGGCCGGCCGCCTTTGCCAGAGTCTGGAAAGTGTGGTGGGCGGCGGACGTGGTCGGCGTCGCCGTGGCCGCCCCGCTCGCCCTTGCCTCGGTGGCGATCCTGCGGGACATCCGGGCGGATCCGCGAAGGGCGGCAGCCCGTGCCGTGTCGGCCCGTGGCCGGGAAGGCGCGGCCGCCCTGCTGCTGGTGACGGCCGCCGCGGCGGGCGTCTTCTGGACCTCGGTATCGCCAGGACAGCCGATCGCGTTTCTTGCCCTGCCGCCTTTGCTCTGGCCCGCCCTGCGCCTCGGCGCGGGCGCAACGGCGCTGGCCTGCGCCCTGCTCGCGCTGATCGCGGCCAGCGGCAGCGCGGCCGGCCATGGTCCCTTCGCCGTCCCTACGCTCGCCCCGATGCTGCAGCCGGTGCTGCTGCAGTTGTTCCTCTACGTCGCCACCGTGACCGCGCAGGCGCTCGCCGTGGCCGAAGCCGAACGCCGCCGCGCTACGGCGGCGCTGGGTGCGCTGAATCTCGGGCTGACGGCGCAGGTCACCGAGCGCGGAACCGCCCTGGCGATGCGCGAGGCGGAGCTGAGCGGCCTGTTCGCCGCGAGCCCGGTCGGCATTACCCGCGCCGATCTCGACGGGCGCATCCACGAGGCCAACGATGCCTTCCTGCGCATCGTCGGGCTGAGCCACGCCACGCTGTCGGCGGAACCCCTCCGCTGGGATGCGCTGACCGCGCCCGAGTACCGCGCGGCGGACCGGGCGGCGATCGCCGAGGCCATGGCATCGCCGGATGGCCGCTGCCGCCCTTTCGAGAAGGAATACATCCGGCCGGACGGGAGCCGGGTGCCGGTGCTGGTCTCCTTCGCCCTGATCGACCGCGGGTCGGGGCTGTGCGCCGCCTTCATCGTCGATCTCAGCGAGCAGCGCCGGGCCGAAGCGACGGCACGGCGCGCCCTCGACGAGCTGCAGATGGTCTACGCCACCGCGCCGGTCGGGCTGTGCGTGCTTGACCGTGACCTGCGCTGGGTCCGCATCAATGCCCATCTGGCCGAGATCAATGGCGCGCCGGCCGAGGCCCATATCGGCCGGCGCATCGGCGAGATCCTGCCCGACCTGGCCGAGGCCGGCGAGGCACTCGGCCGGCGGGTGCTGGACAGCGGCGAACCGGTGCTCAACGTCGAAATCACCGGCGAGACGCCGGCCCGCCCCGGCGTGCGCCGCATCTGGATGGAGGACTGGCTGCCGCTGCGCGACGCGGCAGGGCAGGTGACCGGCATCAACGTCGTCGCGCGCGAGGTGACCGAGCAGCGGGCGGCCGAGGCGGCACTGGCGGAGCTGAACCGTCACCTGGAAGAGCGGGTGCGCACCGAAGTGGCGGCACGGGAGGAAGCCCAGGCACGTGCCGCCCATGCCGAACGGATGCAGGCGCTCGGCCAGCTCGCAGGCGGCATCGCGCATGACTTCAACAATGTCCTGCAGGCAGTGCAGGCCGGCGCCGGGCTGATCGAGCACCGCGTGGCGGACCCGGCCAGCGTGCGGCGCTTCGCCCGCACCGTGTTGAACGCGGCCGAGCGCGGGGCCGCCATCACCCGCCGGCTGCTCGCCTTCGCCCGCCGGGGCGAATTGCGGGCCGAGCCGATCGAGCCGGCCACCCTGCTGGATGGAATGCGCGACGTGCTGAGCCATACGCTCGGCAGCCCGGTGAGCGTGCGCGTCGATATCGGCCCCGACCTGCCGGCCCTGCTGGCCGACCGCGGCCAGCTCGAGACCGTGCTGGTCAATTTCGCCACCAATGCCCGCGACGCCATGCCCGAGGGCGGCACGCTCACCCTGGCCGCGGCGGTGGAACAGATCCCGCCCCGCCCGCTGCATCCAATGGGCCTCAAGCCCGGCCGCTACGTGCGCCTCTCCGCCACCGATACCGGGACCGGGATGGACCGGGCGACGCTGGCGCGCGCCTGCGAGCCTTTCTTCACCACCAAGGCCCAGGAGCACGGCACCGGGCTCGGCCTGTCCATGGCCCGCGGCTTCGCCGAGCAATCAGGCGGCGCGCTGGCAGTCGACAGCGCGCCCGGGCGGGGCACCACCGTCACGCTCTGGCTGCCGGCGCCGGAGCGGTTGCACGAAGCCACCACGCCCCGGTCCGCGCGCCCGCCCCCCGGAGCGGTCCGGCGCGTGCTGATCGTCGATGACGAGGACACGGTGCGGGAAACACTGGCCGCCGGCCTGGAGGACGCCGGGTTCGACGTCCTGACCGCCGAGAGCGGCGCCGAGGCCCTGGCGTTGCTGGAAGCCGAAGAGACCGTCGAGGTGCTGGTCTGCGATCTCGCCATGCCCGGCATGGGCGGCATCGCCCTCATCCGCGCGGCGGAAGCCTGCCGGCCTGGCCTGCAGGCGATCCTGCTGACCGGCTACATGGGCGAGGAAGCGCAGATGGCCGTGGGCGGCGCGCTGAGCGGAACGTTCTCGCTGTTGCGCAAGCCCGTCACCATCGCCCAGCTCGCCGACCGGATCGAGATGCTGTTCGCCAGGGCGGAGAGCCGGGGGCGTTAG
- a CDS encoding LysR family transcriptional regulator yields the protein MRLLATLSERKSLRAAANALSLTQPAITKNLHELEDTLGETLFVRTPRGIEPNALGEAAIRFARLIFTDLSALRDELDVLRSGGVGNVRIGSMSSQTGGVIARAVARVKREHPRVNIAVVEETSDHLLGALEEDRLDLVVARIPQDRRDDNLIFETPAEEQIEIAVGARHPARGRPDLSLADLVDHTWIAQPHPAPLRVIHDQLFREARLPLPRSLVETSSTLTTVGLLDYSDMITLLPGSLIRFYGELGLMATLPIPVPGLLLPFGLIRRRNRVLTPAMETVADALRIEVGR from the coding sequence ATGCGGCTCCTTGCCACCCTGTCCGAACGGAAATCACTGCGCGCTGCGGCCAATGCCCTGTCCCTGACCCAGCCCGCCATTACGAAAAACCTTCACGAGCTGGAAGATACGCTGGGCGAGACACTGTTCGTCAGGACGCCCAGGGGAATTGAACCCAACGCCTTGGGGGAGGCTGCCATCCGCTTCGCCCGCCTGATCTTCACCGACCTCAGCGCGCTTCGCGACGAGCTCGACGTGTTGCGGAGCGGGGGGGTGGGAAACGTGCGGATCGGTTCGATGTCATCGCAGACCGGGGGCGTCATCGCCCGCGCCGTGGCGCGGGTGAAACGCGAGCATCCCCGCGTCAACATTGCCGTTGTGGAAGAAACGAGCGACCATCTTCTCGGGGCCCTGGAAGAAGATCGGCTGGATCTCGTCGTCGCCCGCATCCCACAGGACCGCCGCGATGACAACCTGATATTCGAAACCCCGGCGGAGGAGCAGATCGAGATCGCCGTGGGCGCCAGGCATCCCGCGCGCGGGCGGCCCGACCTGTCGCTCGCCGATCTGGTTGACCACACATGGATCGCCCAGCCCCATCCCGCGCCCCTGCGCGTGATCCACGACCAGTTGTTCCGTGAGGCGCGGCTGCCGTTGCCCCGCAGCCTGGTCGAGACCTCCTCGACGCTGACCACGGTCGGGCTTCTGGATTACTCCGACATGATCACCCTGCTGCCCGGATCGTTGATCCGGTTTTACGGCGAACTGGGGTTGATGGCGACGTTGCCGATCCCGGTCCCCGGGCTGCTGTTGCCCTTCGGGTTGATCCGGCGGCGGAACCGCGTGCTCACCCCGGCCATGGAAACGGTGGCGGACGCGCTGCGCATTGAAGTCGGCCGCTGA